The genomic interval CGGCGGCATGAAGCTGAACAAGTGCACCATCACCACTCCGGACGGGAAGGACGAGATACTTGAGGTAGATCCTGACAAGGACGAGGTCTACCGCGAGAACGCCAACCTCGAGTTTGGCACTGTCGGCGGCAACAtcgaagcggcgctgcgccgctacAAGGAGGAGtacgccgcgctggcgcaggagacacccggcggtgccggtggcatGATGGGCGACGGGAGCGACGGAAACGACATGTCGAAGCTGCTGGCGAacgcgccggcgctggcggagcggaAGCGCTGCCTCGATGCCCACACAAAGCTTGCCTTCAGTATCCTCAGCAAGATTCGCTCGAGGCACCTGGACCACTACCACGGTGTCGAGCTTGCCGTGCTTCAACAGGAGGGACTCGACGAGCAGGAGTTTCACAACCTGCTGACCAACGGCCTCGGCACCACAGAGGACAGACAACGGTTGTACCTCATCGCATACCTGATGTGCGccagcgaagaggaggcacgCTACGTGCAGAGCCACGAGGGCGCCGTCAGCGAAGGGGCCGCCGGCTTCCCGGCTCTTGCGTATCTGAAGCACCTGCGGAACTGGTCCCTGACGACGCAGAGCcccagcgcggcgcagccgaACCCCAGTCAGGGCTTCGGCTGGGGTTTTGCGCAGCAGATCGCCAAGAACATTGCGAGCTCGCTGGGGAGCAAGACAGAGACGATGCTGCCGCTCACGAAGCTGGTGGACGCACTCATGCAGGACGGACATGGCGGTGCGCCAGGTTCggcgagcagcggtggtgcgagCGGTGTGGGCGGCTCATACAGCAGCCCGACGAGTGCACTTCctggtggcagcagcggcccaTCCGGTAGCCTGCGCGCCAAGCTGCTTGAAACCGTCGAAGCGTACGACCCCCGCACGAAGAAGCCGGTGGACCTGCGCGAAGCCGTCTTCTCGCAAGCGATCGTGTTTGCCctcggtggtggcagcgtgGCGGAGTACGACAACTTAAAGGCGTGGGAGGCGAGCAAGCCGCGCAAGTCGGTGATGTATGGCTGTACATCGGTGGTCTCTGGCGAGGACATGCTCCGGCAGCTAACCATCTTGGGTGCATCGCAGAACCCGTAAGGGCTTACTGCATATGCTCTGGTGTGTGCCTGTATCGATGGTGTTGCCATCATGTAGGCTTACGCTGGCCTTGCGGTGTGTGGTTGCGGATGCTGCCAATCGTGTTGCATGTGCCCACGCGCATCGACTCTTGTTTTAAGCCTGTTCGCCCCCTTTTCCCCTTGTCTGTCGTCTTTGCCCTCACTTGGGCCAACGTGGCGAGGGACACCGTTGGGCATCTCGTTCCCCTCTCACACGCGCCCCAtaccctcctcttcctcctcctcctcgtgcttGCACGCCGacctgcacacacgtgtgcgtgtgtgtgtgtgtgtgtgcttctcaCGCGGCAGTAGTGGGGTGCTGTGTTTTATATACCGTGTTCTCCCCAAATGAACGCGACCGCCTTCACCGCGGCATCAGCCCACGGCTgaacccctcctcctcgcctcgcgctctgccgtcgccgcacgATGGGGAGCGTAGCGTGCTTGTAGGGAGTGCGCGCACAGGAGCGTGGCTTCCTTTCTCTCCAGAGTAAAGGCGTGTCATGGGCATACCTAGGACGGCAtgggcgctgccgccgtctcgCACTCGATGCTCcacgcctccttcgccagcCGCCTGTCCCGTACATCTTTCTCTGTGATCAAATTCCATCCCAACAACTTTGTTtggtcctcctcctcctccgtcttcttgtccgcctcctcaAACTGGGTGGTCATGGTTCGTCAAGAACGTATGtgccacccccccccccccccccccacacacacacacacacaacccgCAGTCTCATTCACGTacagcgcagcacgcacaatatctcgccttctctctctattTCCATCACTCTTGTCGACTGCTTCCACCTCGACCCCCTCGCACACATCCCGACAGCAACAGAGGACACCATCGGAGAGCGGAGAGAAGACGCGATACAcacccacccgcacacgtaCATACGTGCATCAGAATTTTGAGAGGGAAACACAACAGACAGAAAAGGAGGATATACAGGGCGACACACagggcgagagagcgagagagagcgagagagcgagagagagcgagagcgagagagcgagagcgagagcgagagcgagacagGCGTACAGACGGACAACCTCTCTACGTGACCACAAACTCTTGCGCCTTTCTGCTctgctcctccctcttctgcgcctcatccaacacctccctccctccccccctccctccccctccctcaaTAGCCCTGCACGCTTCCTCTCGCAATACAGCCCTTGTTCGAGGCTACTCACGCGCTGTGACGCGGACGTGCAACGTCATCACAGGCGACGCCGGTGGCAAGCTTCGCAGGACCTCTCtcgtgtgcctgcgcgtcgcccgtgtgtgcgcctcaATATTTTTCATCTCTGAGCGTGAGCAGGGACTAGTCTCCTCGAGTCCTTTACAGATTCCTTGCTGAGCACTCGCTACCAGCATTCGGCTCGCTCGCTCTTtccgcgtgtgtctgtgctcAGTCCGCTACGTTCGTTCCCTTCCCTCATTCTGTCGGTCTCTCTCAGCGCGGTTTCATTTCGTCGTCGCTTTactccgcctccccccccctctgcggcacctctgtgcgtgtggcgcGAGTgctttggtgtgtgtgtgtgtgtggctccGCGTTGCCCTTCCCTACGTCTTTTATACTCCTggcgcttctcctctctttcgcggtgtctgcgtgtgtgtgcgtcgcgTTGTCTCTCGGCGGATAGCTGTTGCTTccattgtgtgtgtgtgtatgtgtgtgacGGCACGGCTGTGTCTCTGTGGGTGTGTTGGCGGATTTAGAGGGCAACTTGTGCGCTGCATCTCTTCCATCCTTTCCTTCCCTGACTCGCATCTCGCCTCTTGTGTACTTCGGCGAGAGAGGCATCGCCGTTACTCCTctcggtgctgcggcagtgcgTGCCTGCTTcgtctttctttctctctttacttttttgtttcgtgGAGTCACTGGCTCTGCTGTCGCCGTTACTTTGATCTCTCCCGATCTCGGCATTgctgtttgtgtgcgcgctcgcttgtgtgtgtgtgtgcaccctGCCGTGCCGCGCTTCCCCCTCACTCGGGTCATCGGCGGGGACTGCATTTCTTCTTGTCGTTGCTCTCGCGCTCTCTGCTTCACGTCTCGCTCGCCCAACATAGCCCTTCCGCCGCCATCCGGCtgccgcctcttcctcccgtATCGCTCtagcgctgccgcacgaATCGGACGCGCTGCTACTTTTCTCTCGGTCTCTACGCGGTTCGATTGCCTTTCGCAGTCTTTGCGCGTGCTTTCAACCtatacacacagagaggcTCACAGAGCGACAAGCGTTGACTGCACGGTGGAGTTCGTGACCAGCTCAGGCACCTAGAGCAGTGGAGGGAGCAACCAGAGGCAGAAAAGTGGCTGCCATGGAGCCGCCATCTCAGCCCTCAGCGGCAGTGCGCTGCGTTCATGCTCGTTTCGACCCCACTGCGGCGATCGCAACGTACCGCGTGGAGGAAATCATGTCTATGCCAGCTGATCAGCTGGCCCGCGTCGCGTGGCCGTTGCTGACGAATATGGAGCGCTCGTTGTCCATGAACGACGTGTACTTCACCCCTTCCATACGCGTaagcgcgtcgccgcgggcAACAGAAGCCGCCTTTGCTGCCGGAATTCAGAGCTGCATGGCGGAGCTGACAGAGAGCCTGTCGCAGACGAACTGCGGTGAGGTGCCGCTGTCcacagcgcggctgcgtgctgccgcgcttgcTTACTTTATTTCAGCTTTGCCAGCCCCCCGaaaggtgctgcaggcatCGTcgccacgcgctgccgccggtgcttCCGGCTCCGGCGCGCATGCGACCGAAGCCGTCGCTCACCACCTGCGCAATGAGGGACACGCTCCTTTTCCGCCGGCCCTCAGCCTGTCGGCAGATGTCTTCGAGTTCGCCATCCAGTCGCTTGGGGACGCGTCGGAAAGGCAACTGCGCGACATCACAAGCGGTGGAGGGTCTGTGGGAACGCTGCCCCGCACATCGCGCCCCTATACGGACactggcggtggcgcgtcACCTTCGGAAAACGCCTCTGGGACCGCAGCCGGTGCAAGCGCAACATGTGAGGCTGCTGTGTCGACTCGTGCTGCATCCATACAGCTGGGCAGAcacaacgacaacggcacAGCGGATTCCTTTGGCGGTGCGACCGCCGCGTCGGGAGAGCAGGCGCCAAGCGATAGCCACTCCAACACAGCGGCCACAGGCGCCGCGGAGAGGGGCAAGCTGACCAGCGCGCGCCCCAGTCGTAGCGGCACCGTAAACTGTGGAAACGATGATGTCAACGACCGCGAGTGCTACGAGCGCAAGACCCGCCGATTTCTTGCGGAACGGATCGACATGCAGTGGGAGTCCGTCGTGGCGAGCGTTCTAGTGTCGGACGGAGgcgagagctgcagcggcagtggtaCCACTTCCATCTTCTCTACATCGCTgtcgtcggtgccgccgccctcaGCGGGGGCCGGGGCCTTGCTGCGTCAGAAGATGCTGCGCACGGCGGTGATGCTGTGTAGACGCGCCCCCACGTGTACCGAGGCGGGCCACTCGTTCGCGTGTCTACTGAAGCACTCCTTGCGGGCGGTGTCAGCTACCGACGCTATCCGAGGcgcggacggcggcgctgtttCTGCCCCCGTGTTGCACCCTCCGTCGTGCTTGTCGGCGtaccaccggcagcggtcaccgctgacgccggcgcagaAAGGGGGTCCTATCCAGCCCGTCGAGAAGCGGGAGACGCACGGGTTGGTAAAGCAGAGCCTGTCGCCCGCAGCTTCCTCcttgcagccgcagcacacctctgtcgcgcagcagcaggctgCTCTGTGGGTGGAGTtggtgctgccgttgctgcacCTCGTGCCCCTTGTCCAGTGGTCGCCGGATACACTGACAGAGCTGGGCCAGGTGCTGGAGACGGTGACGGCAACGGCACCTGCCAAACTTGTGGCACTGGctcaacagcagcaccagcacggcAAGAGGGCAggtagtggtggtgctgctggcggccaCGTCGGAGTTTACCATCGCCCATCACAAGGGCGCAAGGGAGGGGCCGCCGtgcccgctgccgcagcggcaactTCCGTCCCGGCAGTGACgagtggcggaggcgcggAAGAGGTGGTGAACTtctccgtgcgtgtgcccttTGAAATCGGCCTGCCAGTCCCTCCTGTGATGACCGAGGTCTGCCTCAGCGATTTGGTGCACGACTCGGGCGGTGCGACAGAGAAGGGTTCCCATActgtgcgacgcggcgccggcgagaCCAGCGCCACCGATCCTGCCGCACTGCTGGCGTACACGAGCGAGAGCGGCCCAAGCACCGAGAACCGCTACCCGTCCTATCCGTCCTCGGCGTTCCACGAGGTCTCTGACGTccgcgacaacgacgaccacatgggcgctgcagccgtgaCAGAGGAGATGTCGGTGGTGGacgaagagggcggcgaagaggacgagaCCGCATACACGGACGCCGAGGGCGAGTACGCGTACGACGCAGGCTCCAACGCATCCACTACCACGAACGCGTCGTCGCAGAGCCGGGCTTCTCGTGCAAGCCCGCTGAGCGCATCCGCAAGCAGCCACGAcggcgaagacgccgatggcgcgggcggtgccggcggtgttGGAGATGGGTCGTTGTTCAACAGCGCGCATGGAGACTTtgacgcgctgccgtgccgccgtcgccggacGCAGATGGTGGAGCTGTGTCTGCCATGCGCcacgcgtgtgtcggtgcaCCTTACCAACGCGGTGCAGTGGGATCGTGCCTTGCGCGGGGGCGATGTGCTGCTCTTGCCGCTGGAGAGCGACGCAAACAGCGCAGAGAGCACTTCTTCGGCCCTGGCAGGGTCCTCGACGTCGAGCACGTCACCTGGCGCGACAGAGGCGCTGAAGAGCAGTTCAAACTATGCCGCTGTTGGCAAGGAGGCCAAGAAGGATACGCGGCTGCCTTTGTCTCTTCACAGCTTGAAGGAGGAGCACGGCAGTGGCACTCTCACCTACGCTGGCCCGTGCCGTGTCGTAATCCCGAGCTTGCCGCAGGACCCGGTGTACATGCTTCCTGGCGAGGTTAGCGCGCAAGTGCAGCTGATCCTCGACACGCGTTGGAGCACCGAGTGGACGGTGGCTCTTTCcagtgcgcagcgcaccgtCGCGGAGCGGCTCTTGGCCTGGATGGAGCGGCGGGTGCAGGGGAGCGGtgaccagcagcagccacaacagcggcgcagccgtATCGCGAgctctctcctgctgcgaGGGGGCTTGAAAAGTGCCACGGGTGGCGGCGCTTCGGCATCTGGCAGTTCCcaggcagcgatggcggacggcggtagcggcggtTCCCACGTGTCGATCGCAGCGATGACGACTGCAGCCCCGGcctgcgctggtgcgcctgcaacggcagctgctgcgccacttTCCGATCCATTCATCCAGGCGTTGCACGAaatgccggcagcagcgctgcgggcgcGGGTGCGGTGCCACGCTGTGCACGTCGACGGCGTCCGCGCCGTGCTTTTGGTTATTGCCCACATGCTGCTTCAAGACCGCACCGGGTACCTCCACACGGACCCGCTGACGTGGCATTCGCCGACCTGGTCGGACGCCGTGCGCCGTGTCAGCCTAgccagcaccaccgtcggCGGTACGAACAGTGGTGAGCACGCTCTGGAAGTTGCCTTGTTCGTTCTGTGCAATGTCGCGTCTGGTCCCACAGCCGCGACCGTGTCATCAGCGCAAGTGGTGGATGCGGCGATCGACCTGTTCAGCATTCCTGGGCTCAGCGTGGCGGATGTGAaagcggcgctggaggaccGTCGGCAGCTCGGCAGCACCATGTGGGTGGTTGTCGACCTTCTTACTAAGTGCTCGGCGACGTGGCGGGCACCCAGGCACGTGGCGCTAGTCAGTGAGGCGGTGCGACGGCTCATGCTGCTCGGGAGCACCGGGcctgcggccgcggcacagAACCACCATGTGCATTCGTCGCCGCACCGCCCCACAGGTGCAACCACTGCCGGTGGACTCGCTGGGGCCTCTGCGGCGCCGATGACTACACCTGGTAGCGCGGCTTCCCCATCTTTAttcgctgccaccgccgccgccggccacTACCTGAGCGTGGTGAGCGGGTGCGGCCGTGTGACCGAGGCAAACCTTCGCCGCGGTGTGCATGCACTCCTTGCACAGCTTTttcggctgctgcgtgctctgctgcaTCGCGTCCAGTCAACGCAGGCCGCACCGCATCGCTTCTTGCTGGAGCCGTGGGAGTATGGCGCATTCGCTGCCTTCACAGTGTCGTTGATGTCGACGCCGATGGATGCGGCCGACGTGCAGGCATGCTCCCCGCACTTTGCAGAGGTGGTGACGGGCTTGCTGCCGTCCTTTACACGCCTGTCCCGCACGGATTCGCTGGTGCTGACGAGCGAGACGGCAGAGCAGGAGTTCCTGGTGGAAGTACTCAAGTACGTGCGAGGGCGGATACCGTCAGCGTCGTTGCCGACCGGCAGTGCGGGCTCTGCAGATGCTGGTGACAGCGCCGAGTTTGGCGAAAGCGAAACGCCGGCTTCGCGTGAGCCGCACATCCTCCGCCGCTATCAAGAAACTGCCAGTGGAAACACCGTGACGTATATCAGCTCGATGCCATCCGTCCTGGGCGATGGCGGGGGTCTCTGGGACATCCCGCAGAGCTCCGCGAGCGCGTCGTGGACCCCCGGGCATGTGCGAGTGGAGCTGTGGAACGGTACGAGCAGGGGTTTTTTTATCGggctcgcctccgccgacgTCCCGCTCGCCAACTGTACACCAGAGACGGACGCCAACGGCATTTACTTCATCGGCGATGGCACCGTGCAGTACGGTGACATGacgcgccgtcagcgtcgtcTGCCTCGCTGGCGCGCTGGCGACGTTGTGGAGCTCAGCTTTGTGTTTGCGCGTGGTGGCTGGGACGTCGTGATGGCACTCAATGGCGTGAGCTTGACGcggctgacgctgccgcggcgggaCTTCCGCCTCGTGGCGACAAACGTGCGCACCGGCGAGTACGTGCCAGGCCACGGCCACATGCACGTGCTATCCGTCACCCCGGTGCACACCAGAGGGGGTAAGGATAGCGACGCTGCTCGGCGCCGCGGTGTCGGCGGCACAGGCGGCCATGCGCCCTCATCAGGCGCTtcatcgtcgctgtcgttggCATCGGCGCCGGCTGACGTCCGCCTATCGCCTTTTGCGCGGTTGACGTTGTTcggtgtgtcgctgctgctggagctggtCCTCCACTAcctggtgctgcgcagctctcgTCATGtacgcgcggcggccgccgctgctggcacTGCTATCTCCAGCACTGCTGCAGGGTATGGGGAGGGGTTAAGAATGGTGCAGGCGTGCACCATTCCACTACAGCACAGCGTGCAACAGCtagtgcagctgctgcacgagctcgacagcagcggtgccggtggcgccgacgacggaGCCATGTATCACGTGAAGCACACGGCAGCCAAACACGTTACAAACGCGATGCTGCTCGACCTTGTTGTCACGCTCTCCATCGCCGTACCAGCGTCGCCGGCGCTCCTTGCCATACACATCGATGTCctcaccgctgtcgctgaGTGCGCGGCCGTGGCACGCAAGACTCGTTCGGTGGCTTTGAGTGCTCTGTACAACGCCATCTCGCAGCGTGCTTCCGCCGTCGGCTGTGACCCCAcacccgcctcgctgccTTCGACCtcggcagccacggcggcagccgcgccggtgAGTGCGAGTGCTGTACAGCGTCTCTGGGCCGCCTGTCATCagctcgcctcctccacgcctGGCTATCAGCCGCGGTTCAGCAACTCGTCGGTTCCGTCGTCGTGCGTAACTGTGTTTGCGGGTGGGCGTCGGATTGAGCACAACCAGGCAGGAACcaccatcggcagcggcggcggcgccgcatccAGCAATGTGCGCAGCATGTCGTACGCCTGCAATCCCATTGATCTGGCAGACCCGCACACACCCGAtgtcgtgcgcgtgtcggtgcgactgcagcgcggcTTTCAGTGCGAGACGCTGGGGCGGTACTACTACTTCGGCCTGGCGGAGATGAACGCGCCGCCGATGGTCACGCCGCTTGACGGCAACGGCGAGCTCATCCTCTACCCAGGTGAGCGGTCGAAACAGCGCCGGGTGTACTACATCTCCGACTACCTGACCGAGGTGCCCGGCACGGCTGTGCAGCGGTGGGACACGGAGCGGGCCGAGAACTATTTGAACCCTGATACTGGCATTCTCTTCGGTTCTGGCGACGTGATGACGGCTGTGGTGTACGTGAAGGAGCGGTGCATCGGCTTCGAGCGGAATGGGCTGCCGCTAAACATCTTACATCGCGGGATCCCCGCCTCTGTGCGGCACATCTTTCCGTTTGTGGAGCTCTACAACCGCGATAGTCGGGCAAAGTGGATGTACCCGCCTGACGAAGCCGTCGTGAGCGCGCGGTACACGATGCGTGCAATGCTGCTGTCGTGGATGCcactggtgctgccgcttgtGAAGGAGCACCTgtccatcaccgccgccgcggcctctgGTGCGCCAGATCTGGACGTAACTCTGGGCGTTCTGGGTGCGGATGGAGACGAGATGCAGATGGTCTACGTCGCCCCTCCGCAGCTCGACCAGCCTGGCGGTGGTACGACGTCCGTGCATGTCGAACGCTTCGAGGGCGGCATGGCTGTCGTCAGCGACGAGGCTGGGTCCATTCAGCgagtgtgcgccgctgccttggAGCCGGACTCCACAAAGGACGCTTACTCGCTGTCGGCGTTGGCCGCGGTGCGGGCATGCGTGCAGGCATGCGTGCCGGAGCTCGCCGCGGTGGCTGCCGAGTGCCTTGCCGGGATGAAGCGAACCTCAGCAACGCCCTTGGTCACCTCGCCGCGTTCGTTCAGTTATACGGACGAACACTCGGGTGACGGAGCGCGTCGACACGTCGTGCTCACTCATCCGGCTACGCTCTTACGCACACTGCGGCTGATCTTCTCGTTGCAGAGCTCGCTGCCAGGGAAGGGAggcaacggcagcaacggcCCCAGCAAACCTCTCAGCGCCGACTCCTGTGTAGTCGCAGGCGGCAGTGATGTCAGTGGACCGGTGAGTGGCATCCCTACGACGCCGCCCCCGACCACACTTCCAGCCGCGGCGGACAAGGCCATACACGCTCTCTTGCCCTTGCTGGACGCGGTCTTGCCAGTGACACAGCTGGACCTGCCGCCGCATGTGTTGCTGCGTGAGTCGTGGAATGAACTCTGGTGCAACCCCCGCTTGCGCGAGCGACTGCTCATTCGCGTTCCGCAAGCCAACGCCCCCCAGGCGGATGCGACGGTCGCGGCGAGCGCGTACACGAAGCCTGCTGGCACGACCACACTCACCAGCGTAAAAAGGTTCGAGGATCGTCTTGTGGGTCATCGACGCCGCGGACACGCGCTCTTGTGCCCGACATGCGGGGAGCGCTGGTCGGCCTGCACGGCACGCCATTCCGCGCCGTCGAGCTGGTGCGACCTGCTTGCTCGCGtcctgcggcggctgcaggagcagctaGCGCAGCCGGAGGACCAGCGCGCCTCGCCGTACTGCAGCTGGTACACAGAATGGACGGACGGTCCGCTCGCCGCAATCGGCCATGCCACCGGCGCTGGAGGGCTGCCGCAAAGcgtgcctgccgccgccgccgccgtgactGGTGCCGAGAACGAGGTGGGGGCAGGTGGCGAAGGCTATCACAACCGGACGTCTGCCCAGTCTTCCGATGCGATGCTATGGGAGGATGCCGATGATGAGGACGATGCGgccagcgaggcggcggcagatgGTCATGGCGAGCCAGCTGtggaggccgaggaggagaccAACTCTGGtgacgcggcagcgccgggaGACGACTACTCGGTGGCCTCCGGCGCTGAGGCGATGACCAGCGAGCTTGTTGGGTTGCCTCGGGTCGAGGATAGCGACGAAGACAACCagggcgaggaggatgcTGAAGTGTCTGCTCCAgctgccaccagcgccgcacgcgagTCCCttgctggcgccgcagcaggtggGGTGAGGGATGTGGAGGCGCCGATGACACTGACGATTCGCCGCGTGCAAAACGGCGCTACCGAGGAGGACGACCGCGTGTTGGTCGAGGGATTCGGTGAAACAAAGGAGGCCTCGTTCACCTTCACCGGCTACCTCGTCTCATCGGCGGTACTGCGTGGGCGGATGGAGTTCGACCGCATCGACCTGCCCGACGGTGACGGCCCCGACGACGGGGTCGCCAGCCAAGAGTGGGCCTGCTCCATGT from Leishmania major strain Friedlin complete genome, chromosome 26 carries:
- a CDS encoding putative SLY1 protein; the protein is MRGAGGPSARPPGGVFAGTPGAVAARPTPSQHWLRQRQEAVLAEMIRMAVPLDAQGNMVAEPYSTAAAASSEPIITTWRLLIFDDWGRDIIAPLLKVGQLRELGVTLYLHIATERDPVPGAPAIYFCAPTEENITRIAKDCAQSLYEWVYLNFTTQIPRPQLELLAQQLSASPLESIRHIHVYDRTLSYVALENDLFSLMLNNSFRLLNTTSTKDEEIEAHLDQVVLGISHVCLSLQVLPILVHSRSGATAEVARRLSVRLNDALNDRQLTPAPSSVLGRPLLLLVDRSSDLATALHHLFTYRGLLVEIGGMKLNKCTITTPDGKDEILEVDPDKDEVYRENANLEFGTVGGNIEAALRRYKEEYAALAQETPGGAGGMMGDGSDGNDMSKLLANAPALAERKRCLDAHTKLAFSILSKIRSRHLDHYHGVELAVLQQEGLDEQEFHNLLTNGLGTTEDRQRLYLIAYLMCASEEEARYVQSHEGAVSEGAAGFPALAYLKHLRNWSLTTQSPSAAQPNPSQGFGWGFAQQIAKNIASSLGSKTETMLPLTKLVDALMQDGHGGAPGSASSGGASGVGGSYSSPTSALPGGSSGPSGSLRAKLLETVEAYDPRTKKPVDLREAVFSQAIVFALGGGSVAEYDNLKAWEASKPRKSVMYGCTSVVSGEDMLRQLTILGASQNP